The proteins below come from a single Dasypus novemcinctus isolate mDasNov1 chromosome 22, mDasNov1.1.hap2, whole genome shotgun sequence genomic window:
- the LOC101411691 gene encoding olfactory receptor 2W1-like, which yields MDQSNYSSPHGFILLGFADHPKLEVMLSGVVTIFYLITLVGNTAIILATLLDSHLHTPMYFFLRNLSFLDLCFTTSIIPQMLVNLWGPDKSISWGGCIVQLYVYMWLGSTECLLLAAMSYDRFTAICKPLHYLVIMSPHLCLRMITTVWGISLANSVVLCTLTLDLPRCGKNILDHFLCELPAMVKLACVDTTTVEMSVFALGIIIVLTPLMLILISYGYIAQAVLRMRSKAGQRKAINTCGSHLTVVSIFYGTIIYMYLRPGNSTSQDQGKFLTLFYTIVTPSLNPLIYTLRNKDMKDALKKLMRVEHKAAKMRRNWKL from the coding sequence ATGGACCAAAGCAACTATAGTTCTCCCCATGGTTTTATTCTGCTTGGCTTCGCTGACCACCCCAAGCTGGAGGTGATGCTCTCAGGAGTTGTCACCATCTTCTACCTAATCACATTGGTGGGTAACACGGCCATCATTCTGGCTACACTcctggactcccatctccacacaccaATGTACTTCTTCCTCAGGAATTTATCTTTCCTGGATCTATGTTTCACCACCAGCATCATCCCCCAGATGCTGGTCAACTTGTGGGGGCCTGACAAGAGCATCAGCTGGGGGGGCTGCATCGTTCAACTCTACGTTTACATGTGGCTGGGCTCCACGGAGTGCCTCCTCCTGGCAGCGATGTCCTACGACCGCTTCACGGCCATTTGTAAGCCCTTGCATTACTTGGTCATCATGAGCCCTCATCTGTGCCTCAGGATGATTACCACGGTCTGGGGCATTAGTTTGGCCAATTCTGTAGTTTTATGTACACTCACTCTGGATTTGCCTAGATGTGGAAAAAATATTCTGGACCATTTCTTGTGTGAGTTGCCTGCTATGGTCAAATTAGCCTGTGTAGACACCACAACCGTTGAAATGTCTGTTTTTGCTTTAGGTATCATCATTGTCCTTACCCCCCTCATGCTTATTCTTATATCATATGGCTACATTGCCCAAGCTGTGCTGAGAATGAGGTCAAAAGCAGGCCAACGAAAAGCAATTAATACCTGTGGCTCTCATCTCACTGTGGTGTCCATCTTCTATGGAACTATTATCTACATGTACCTGCGGCCAGGTAACAGTACCTCCCAGGACCAGGGAAAGTTCCTCACCCTCTTCTACACCATCGTCACTCCAAGTCTCAACCCCCTCATCTACACCTTGAGGAACAAGGACATGAAGGATGCACTGAAGAAGCTGATGAGGGTGGAGCACAAAGCTGCAAAGATGAGGAGGAACTGGAAGTTATAG